The genomic stretch CATCGACGACTTCCGCCGCGAGGCGGTCGCCGCTGCCGGTGTCCTGCCACAGGAACGGGGCGATCTCGCGCCACTTCTTCGGCGCGCCGCTGTAGCCGGCGAGCATCGGCACGCTGATGGTGCCGTCTTCGTTCGCGGTCACCTTGGTCTGGCCGAGCATGTAGACCAGGTTCATGAAATTGGAATCTGCGCGGCGGCTGCTGTTGTAGGCGCCCGCGATCATCTGCGCGTGTTCCTTCGCGGTCGCCTCGTCGATGCCCTTGGCGATATTCGACGGACCCGGCAGGTAGCGGTTGACGAAACCGGTGACCAGGCCGTCGCGGATCAGGCGCGCGCTGCCGTCCTTGCCGGCGCTGTTGGCCGACACGTAGATCCCGATGCCGTCGTCCGGGAACAGCTGCAGGTCGCTGTGGAACCACTGCGTGTCGCCGCCGTGGGCGATCGCGCGATGGCCGTTGATCGTGGTCTCGTAGAAACCCAGCATCATGCGGTTGAGCGGCTTGATCGAATCCTGGCCGGTCTCGTGCATCTGGCGCGCGGTGGCTTCGGAGAGAATGCGCGCATCGCCGAAGGCACCATTGTTGAGGTGCGCGATCATGAAGTTGCCCATGTCCGCGCCAGTCGATGCCAAGCTGCCTGCGGGCGCGAGGTTGATGTACTCGTAGGGCTGCGGCTTGCCGTCCGATGCGGTCTTGTAGCCCTTCGACACCATCGGCTGCAGGTGCTTCTCCAGCGGCTGCGAGAAGCTGGAATGCTGCATCTGCAGCGGCTTGAAGATGTGGTTGGCGACGTACTGTTCGAACGGTTCGCCCGACGCGCGCTGCACGATGTAACCGGCCAGCGCGGTGGCGTAGTTGGAATACGCCGGCGTGCTGCCGGGCGCGTAGATGCGCGCGGGGATCCAGTGCTTGAGCGTGGCCTCCAGCGGCGCGATCTCGCCCTCGTCGTTGGCGATGAGGCCGCGGATCGCTTCCTCCATGCCGGAGGTGTGCGTCATCACGTTGCGCAGCGTTACCGGCTTGCCGTCGTACGGCGGGATCTTGAAATCGAGGTAGGTGTTGATGTCCTTGTCGAGATCGAGCTTGCCCTGCTCCACCAGCTGCATCACGGCCGTCCACGTGAACAGCTTGGACACCGAGCCGGGACGGAACAGCGTCTGCGCCGGATCGACCGGCTTGCGCGTGGCGAGGTCGGAGTAGCCGTAGCCCTTCTGGAACAGCACCTTGCCGTCCTTCACCACGACGACCACGGAGCCGGCGACGTCGGTCTGCTCCAGCGCGTACGGCATGAAGCCGTCGACCCAGGCTTCCAGGTCGGCCGCGTTCAGGCGTTCATTGCTGGCCGGGACCGGCACCGCGACGGCAGTCGCGTCGGTCGGCGGCGCCGGCAGCGCGGGCTCGGCCTTCGGCGGCGTCGGCGCCTGGCCGACCGGCCCGGCCGCCAGCGCGGACATCGACATGGCCAGCGTCAGCAGCGCCGCAGGCACCCCGAACCGCGTGATCGGACTCTTCATCAAGCACCACTCCCCACCCAGTGAATACAGCCCCGTGCGACAGGCACGGCCTGACAACAACTGACCCCGTTGGAGATAATGAGCCTGATTGGAAAATTGTCAACCGACTCCGGACGTCACCTAGAATTACCGTACGCGCGGCCCCATGCCGTGCGGTCGCCGGTGACGCCGGCCCAGCAGGAGCGTTCATCGGCATGACCCAGCAACACCCGACCATCGGCAGCCTCCTGCGGGCGCTGCGCGCGCGCAACGACTGGACGCTCAAGGAGATGAGCCAGCGCTGTGGCATTCCGCTGTCGACGCTGTCGAAGGTCGAGAACGACCGGCTCACGCTCACCTACGACAAGCTCCAGCAGATCAGCCAGCGCCTCAACATCCGCATGTCGGAGCTGTTCGCCGAGGACGACAGCACGCCCGAGCCGCCGGTCACGGCGCGTCGCAGCATCGGCAGGATCGAGGACTCGGTGCGCGTCACCACGCCGAACTACGATTACTTCTATCTGTGCCCGGAACTGCGCCGCAAGCGCATGATTCCGGTGATCACGCGCGTCCGCGCGAAGAGCATCGAGGAGTTCGGCGAGCTCGTGCACCACTCCGGCGAGGAGTACATCCACGTGCTGGAAGGCCGCGCCGAGGTGCACACCGAGTTCTACGACCCGATCGTGCTGGAAGCCGGGCAATCGGTGTACATCGATTCGAACATGGGCCACGCGTACATCGCCGCCGACGGCTGCGAGGAAGTGGTGCTGCTGGGCGTGTGCTCCAGCGCCGACGAGCAGTTGATGGAATCGCTGATGCACCTGCACGGCGACGTGCCGCGCACGGGGACGCGCTGAGCGCCGGGATGCGCTGAGGCATCCGGCGTGCCCCGGGTGCGCTTCGCTTACCCGGGCTACAACGGCCGGGCAGCCGAGCGTTTGTAGCCCGGGTAAGGCCAAAGGCCGCACCCGGAGAATCGTCAAGCGAAACGCTATTCGTACGCCGACCCGGGTGCGCTTCGCTTACCCGGGCTACAAGAGCGCGCTGATCAGCGAGCCGCCTCGCGACGCCGACGCACGCGGCGCCATACCAGGCCGACGACGACCACCACCGTCGCGCCGCCCAGCAGCCACGGCAGCAGCGCGCGATCCTGGTCGGCCGGCAGTTCCACCGCATTCGCCGTGCTCGCCGCACTGAGCGCCGCCTGCGCCGCGCTCGACGACAACCGCCAGCGCCCATCGCGCAATTCGACCTTGCCTTCCAGCGGCGGCAACTGAAGCTCGCGCCACAGGATGCGCAGGTCGCCCACGCGCGGTTCCAGCGGATTTTCCGCGCTGCCCAGCCCATCGCCCTCCGGCTGGAACGAGGCCGCCAGGTTCGCCGGCAGGCGCGAGAAGTTGGGGCGGAACACGCGCCACGTGCCCAGGGCCTGCAACACGCTCTGGTCAATCGGATGACCGTCGAGCGTGGCGTCCTGCGCCCACCAGCGACGGCTCTCGATCGGCAGCTTGGGCGGGTTCTGGCGGTCGGGCGCAAAGCCGCGCGAATCGATCGGCGCCGCGTTCCACACCTGCGTGTAACCGTCGCCGCTGGCGCGCCACTGGTACATCTCGACCTGGCGATCCAGGCCGAACTGGTGCGACACCACGCCGAAATCGCGATCGCGCAATCCCTTGCCGGATTGCGGAAGGCCCATCGGTTCGTCGCCCGCGTCCGCTCGCGCATCGGTCTGCCCGAATGCAGCAGCGCCGATGGCCAGCGCGCACGACAACGACAGCGCGAACGCCGCCCGCAGGAACCTCATGCCGCCAGCGCCCTCGCGTGCAGCGCCGGCACTTCATGCGCGGTGCCGAACTTGCCCTTCTCGTCGCGCACGACCTGCGCGAGCGCGCACTGCGGATCGTGGGTGAAGAACAGATGCACGTTGCGGCGCAGCTTGTCGGCGAGGAACGCCTTCTTCTCGTCGATGAGCAGTTCGGCGTTGCGGTCGTAGCCCATCGTGATCGGCACGTGCACCCACGGGCGACCGGGGATGAGATCGGCGCAGAACACCACGCCGCCATGCGTTTCGCCATCCACGCGGTCCGGGCCGACGATTTCCGCCAGCATCAGGCCCGGCGTGTGGCCATCGCTGTAATGGAAGCGCACGGTGACGCCGAGCGTCTTCGAGTAATCGCCATCGACCAGCTCCAGCCGGCCGGTGCCCTCGAGCAGCGCGGGCAATTCGGGAATGAAGCTGGCGCGATCGCGCGCATGCGGCTCCAGCGCGCGCTCGTAGTGGCGACGGCCGACGACGTAGGTCGCGTTCGGGAACAACAGCGTCGGCGACGCGCCTTCGCGCCACGGCGCAAGCAATCCGCCGGCATGGTCGAAATGCAGGTGCGACAGCACGACGACGTCGATGTCCTCGGGCTTGAAACCGGCGGCGGCGAGCGAATCGACCAGCACGTGGCGGTCTTCGACCACGCCGTAGCGTTCGCGCAATTTGGGTTCGAAGAACGCGCCGATGCCCGTTTCGAACAGCACCGTCTTGCCGTTCAGCGGCGATGCGAGCAGCGCGCGGCAGGCCAGGTCGATGCGGTTCTCGTCATCGGGCGAGGCCCACTTCGCCCACATCGCCCGCGGCGCGTTGCCGAACATCGCACCCCCGTCGAGCTTCTGGCTGTTGCCGAGGATGGACCAGAGTTTCATGGCGTCACCGTTGCGTCAGACGGGTCGATTTTAGCGCTGCGGGCGGGCAAATCGAATGGCACTTTGGACGTGGTTGGCGGGTGCTGCCTCGCTGCGGCCACACTTTTGTCCGTCATCCCGGCGAAGGCCGGGATCCAGGCCGGGAGATCGTCAGCTAGCGATGCTTTCGCTTCCAGTCGTTCCAGCGGAAGCTGGAATCGCCTTGATCACGACAGACAAACGGAAACGCTGCGGGCCTGGATCCCGGCTTTCGCCGGGATGACGTTCCGCCAAAGGCGGGGCCGCTGTGCGCAAGCGTGGATCCCGGCTTTCGCCCGGATGACGATCCGGCAAAGCCGCGTCCGCATTGCGGACGCGGGCCAGAACGTCACTTCACCAGGACATCCGCCTTGCCTACCGGATTGCGCGGGTCCGTACCGCCCTGCAGCGTGTTGGTGCGCTTGTCCCACGACACCGTCTGCAGGTTGCCCCAGGGCTTTTCGCCGGCGTTGACCTTGTGGCCCATCGCCTCCAGCGCCTTCACCGTTTCCGGCGACAGCGCGCCCTGCTCGGCGGTGATCACGTCGGGCATCCACTGGTGATGGATGCGCGGTTTCGCCGCGACCTGCTGCGCGTTCAAACCATCGTCGTAACCCAGGATGCCCAGCAGCACCTCGGTGATGATGCGGCTTCCGCCCGGCGCGCCGAGGACGGCGAGCTCATCCTTCGATTCGATGAAGCTCGGCGTCATCGAACTGAGCATGCGCTTGCCCGGCGCCGGCGCATTGGCTTCGAAGCCCATCACGCCGAACGCGTTCGGCGTGCCCGGACGCAGTGCGAAATCGTCCATTTCATCGTTCAGCAGCACGCCGGTGCCGGGCGCGACCAGGCCCGATCCGTACAGCAGGTTCACCGTCTGCGTCGTCGATACGCGATTGCCGTCGGCGTCGATGATCGAGAAATGCGTGGTTTCGTCGTCTTCCAGCGGCGCCGGCTGGCCGGGCAGCAGATCGCTCGGCGTGGCCTTCGACGGATGGATGCTGGCGCGCTGTCCGGCCGCGTATTCCGGGCTGACCAGTCGCGCGAGCGGCATCTTCACGAAATCCGGATCGCCCAGATAAATCGTGCGATCGCGGAACGCGCGGCGCATCGACTCGACGATGAGGTGCGTGCGCGTGGCTTCATCGAGCGTGGCGAGGTCCCAGCCGGACAACATCTGCAGCATCTGCGCGATCGCCACGCCGCCCGAGGACGGCGGCGGCGCGGTGGTGATGCGCCAGTCGCGATACTGGAAATGCAGCGGCTCGCGTTCCTTCACGCGGTAGCCGCTGAGTTCCTCGGCGCGCCAGTGGCCGCCCTCTTCCTTCACCGCGGCGAGCAGCCTGTTCGCCACCTCGCCCTTGTAGAAACCGTCGAAGCCCTTGTCCGCGAGCAGCTGCAGCGTGTTCGCGAGATCAGGTTGCTTGAGGATCTCGCCCGCCTTCGGCGGCGTGCCGTCGGCGAGGAACACCTCGCGCGTGCCGCGATAACGCTCCATCACGGCGCGTCGGCTCGCGTAGCCGCGTTCCAGGCGCGGATAGATCTCGAAGCCTTCGCGCGCGACGCGGATCGCCGGGGCCAACGCGGTCTTCAGCGGCAGTCGGCCGTACTTCTGCGAAACGTGCACGAGCGCGGCAGGCAGACCCGGAATGCCCGCCGACCACGGGCCGTTGGTCGCGCGATCGTTGTCGAGCTGGCCGTCCGGCGTGAGGAACGCCTGCGGGGTGGCGGATTCGGGCGAAGTCTCGCGCGCGTCGACGAAGACGTCCTTGCCGCTCTTCGCGTCGTGCAGCAGGAAGAAACCGCCGCCGCCGATGCCGGAGCTGATCGGCTCGACCACCGACAGCATCGCCGACACCGCGACCGCCGCGTCGAACGCGTTGCCGCCCTCGCGGATCATCTGCATGCCGGCGTCGGTGGCGAGCGCGTGCGCGCTGGCGATGGCGGCGCCAGGCGGGTGCGCTGCCGTTTTCGCAGCCGCGGCGGTTTTTGGAGCGGCCTCGAGCGGAGACGTCGTCGCGAGGAACAACAGGCTTGCGGTCAGGAAACTTTGGCTGGCCAGCACGCGCAACGTCTTTCGCATCAGGGGGTCTCCAGTCGCAGTCCGGCCAGCTTGGCCAGCAATTGCGTTTCGGTTTCAGGATGGTCCGGGTCGGGATCGATGCATTCCACCGGGCAGACGACCACGCATTGCGGTTCGTCGAAGTGGCCGACGCATTCGGTGCAGCGCGCCGGATCGATCACGTAGATCGTCTCGCCCTGCGTGATCGCCTGATTGGGACAGGCCGGTTCGCAGACGTCGCAATTGACGCAGAGCTCGTTGATCTTCAGGGACATGCGGACATTGTCTCACGCCCGGCACGCCCGCCGGTCACGGGGGCCCGATGCCCAGCCCGGCGACGGCCTTCAGGTTGCCGAACACTTCGATCTGCCCCACGTGCACCGAGCGCACCCACGGGCAGCCCCAGACGCCGCCGCCGTACGCGCGGACCAGATCGCAGAAATAGAAGTCCTCGCCGATGACGACGCCGTTCTCGCTGACGTGCCGGAAGAAGTGGTACATGCGCCCACCCTGGATCGCCGGCTCCTCCGAGCACGAGATCTGACCGGAATCCACCAGCCGCATCAGGCACGCGCGGCTGATCATCATCAGGCCCGTGCCGGCGCGGTCGACGCGGACCGGCTCGTCGGCGGTCCAGTCCACGTCCTGCGGCTGGAACATGCCGCTGAAATCGCCGCCGACGTGGTGCAGCAGGGCCGGATCGACGTCGGGCCGGTTGAGCACGGCCTGCCTCACCTGCCCCATGTCGATGCGCTTGCGCGGATACAGGGCGGCGACCACGTCGCGATCGCCGTAATCGAACATGCGCACCAGGTCGTCGGCGACGGCGCCCATGTCGTCGTCCCAGAACAGCATGTGCGACGCGCTGGAGTTGAACAGGAACCAGTTGGCCAGCGCGTTGCGCGCGGCCTCGATGGCGCTGATGCCCTGCGCGACGCGCAGCTCGAAGTCGATGCCGCGACGCAGGCAGTGGTTCTGCACGTCGACGATGCCTAGGACGTAGGGCTTGCAGAACGAACCCCTCAGGGAAGGCGTGGCGACAAAGAGGGAGAAGCGGTTCTGGCCTGCGTGGGACGGCATCGGACTGGCACCTTCGAACGTCGCACCGA from Lysobacter auxotrophicus encodes the following:
- a CDS encoding serine hydrolase, with the translated sequence MKSPITRFGVPAALLTLAMSMSALAAGPVGQAPTPPKAEPALPAPPTDATAVAVPVPASNERLNAADLEAWVDGFMPYALEQTDVAGSVVVVVKDGKVLFQKGYGYSDLATRKPVDPAQTLFRPGSVSKLFTWTAVMQLVEQGKLDLDKDINTYLDFKIPPYDGKPVTLRNVMTHTSGMEEAIRGLIANDEGEIAPLEATLKHWIPARIYAPGSTPAYSNYATALAGYIVQRASGEPFEQYVANHIFKPLQMQHSSFSQPLEKHLQPMVSKGYKTASDGKPQPYEYINLAPAGSLASTGADMGNFMIAHLNNGAFGDARILSEATARQMHETGQDSIKPLNRMMLGFYETTINGHRAIAHGGDTQWFHSDLQLFPDDGIGIYVSANSAGKDGSARLIRDGLVTGFVNRYLPGPSNIAKGIDEATAKEHAQMIAGAYNSSRRADSNFMNLVYMLGQTKVTANEDGTISVPMLAGYSGAPKKWREIAPFLWQDTGSGDRLAAEVVDGRVVRFSAEPIASIMVFQRAAWWQTPGVFLTMLFGSLAALLFTVLAWPVSAMVRRHYGARYALTGDDARAHRWVRIASLAVLVSMGAMIGMVFAMMSDLSMMSPSSDVYVIALRVLLTIILPLGALIALWNAWVVLRSRRSWWAKLWSIVLAAACLSLLWIGFATHLIGFSANY
- a CDS encoding helix-turn-helix domain-containing protein → MTQQHPTIGSLLRALRARNDWTLKEMSQRCGIPLSTLSKVENDRLTLTYDKLQQISQRLNIRMSELFAEDDSTPEPPVTARRSIGRIEDSVRVTTPNYDYFYLCPELRRKRMIPVITRVRAKSIEEFGELVHHSGEEYIHVLEGRAEVHTEFYDPIVLEAGQSVYIDSNMGHAYIAADGCEEVVLLGVCSSADEQLMESLMHLHGDVPRTGTR
- a CDS encoding TMEM43 family protein encodes the protein MRFLRAAFALSLSCALAIGAAAFGQTDARADAGDEPMGLPQSGKGLRDRDFGVVSHQFGLDRQVEMYQWRASGDGYTQVWNAAPIDSRGFAPDRQNPPKLPIESRRWWAQDATLDGHPIDQSVLQALGTWRVFRPNFSRLPANLAASFQPEGDGLGSAENPLEPRVGDLRILWRELQLPPLEGKVELRDGRWRLSSSAAQAALSAASTANAVELPADQDRALLPWLLGGATVVVVVGLVWRRVRRRREAAR
- a CDS encoding MBL fold metallo-hydrolase, whose protein sequence is MKLWSILGNSQKLDGGAMFGNAPRAMWAKWASPDDENRIDLACRALLASPLNGKTVLFETGIGAFFEPKLRERYGVVEDRHVLVDSLAAAGFKPEDIDVVVLSHLHFDHAGGLLAPWREGASPTLLFPNATYVVGRRHYERALEPHARDRASFIPELPALLEGTGRLELVDGDYSKTLGVTVRFHYSDGHTPGLMLAEIVGPDRVDGETHGGVVFCADLIPGRPWVHVPITMGYDRNAELLIDEKKAFLADKLRRNVHLFFTHDPQCALAQVVRDEKGKFGTAHEVPALHARALAA
- the ggt gene encoding gamma-glutamyltransferase, which gives rise to MRKTLRVLASQSFLTASLLFLATTSPLEAAPKTAAAAKTAAHPPGAAIASAHALATDAGMQMIREGGNAFDAAVAVSAMLSVVEPISSGIGGGGFFLLHDAKSGKDVFVDARETSPESATPQAFLTPDGQLDNDRATNGPWSAGIPGLPAALVHVSQKYGRLPLKTALAPAIRVAREGFEIYPRLERGYASRRAVMERYRGTREVFLADGTPPKAGEILKQPDLANTLQLLADKGFDGFYKGEVANRLLAAVKEEGGHWRAEELSGYRVKEREPLHFQYRDWRITTAPPPSSGGVAIAQMLQMLSGWDLATLDEATRTHLIVESMRRAFRDRTIYLGDPDFVKMPLARLVSPEYAAGQRASIHPSKATPSDLLPGQPAPLEDDETTHFSIIDADGNRVSTTQTVNLLYGSGLVAPGTGVLLNDEMDDFALRPGTPNAFGVMGFEANAPAPGKRMLSSMTPSFIESKDELAVLGAPGGSRIITEVLLGILGYDDGLNAQQVAAKPRIHHQWMPDVITAEQGALSPETVKALEAMGHKVNAGEKPWGNLQTVSWDKRTNTLQGGTDPRNPVGKADVLVK
- a CDS encoding YfhL family 4Fe-4S dicluster ferredoxin translates to MSLKINELCVNCDVCEPACPNQAITQGETIYVIDPARCTECVGHFDEPQCVVVCPVECIDPDPDHPETETQLLAKLAGLRLETP